In a genomic window of Glycine max cultivar Williams 82 chromosome 13, Glycine_max_v4.0, whole genome shotgun sequence:
- the LOC100818452 gene encoding carnosine N-methyltransferase isoform X4 — MEEAEEDQRRRLKLEEALEIQSLRRIISAYLNYPDAAEEDVRRNERSYRKLPPSHKALLSQYPQKFQRLRWCISMNTHFIFSMLQDADFSEDPHPESAQKDHLVSEGISACSCESAPVRITCSVSDQHCCVEGSNHTCRSQAQMHSNEEVGIESRHQSNTGNHSPRLIHTKETREYCGSPIADSKGNVPDTSSQQQWLAPSLKLNVPLVDADKVRCIIRNIVRDWAAEGKKERDQCYNPILEELNMLFPNRSKESPPACLVPGAGLGRLALEISCLGFISQGNEFSYYMMICSSFILNHSQTAGEWTIYPWIHSNCNSLSDSDQLRPVSIPDIHPASAGITEGFSMCGGDFVEVYSDSSQIGAWDAVVTCFFIDTAHNIVEYIEIISKILKDGGVWINLGPLLYHFADMYGQDDEMSIELSLEDVKRVAFHYGFEFENERTIETTYTANSRSMMQNRYFAAFWTMRKKSAAVQQQVP; from the exons atggaagaggcagaggagGATCAGCGTCGTCGTTTGAAGCTTGAAGAGGCCCTTGAAATCCAATCCCTCAGGCGCATCATTAGTGCTTACCTCAA TTATCCTGATGCCGCAGAAGAGGATGTTAGAAGAAATGAGAGGTCTTATAGGAAGCTTCCACCTTCCCATAAG GCTTTGTTATCCCAGTATCCTCAAAAGTTTCAAAGATTACGCTG GTGTATCTCAATGAATACTCATTTCATATTCAGCATGCTTCAA GATGCAGATTTTAGTGAAGATCCTCATCCCGAATCTGCCCAAAAAGATCATTTAGTTTCTGAAGGGATTAGTGCTTGTTCATGTGAGTCAGCCCCTGTGAGAATAACATGTTCTGTATCCGATCAACATTGTTGTGTGGAAGGTAGCAATCATACATGCAGATCACAAGCACAAATGCATTCCAATGAG GAGGTGGGCATTGAGAGTCGCCATCAGTCAAATACTGGGAACCATTCTCCAAGGTTGATACATACTAAAGAAACTAGGGAATATTGTGGAAGTCCTATTGCTGATTCCAAGGGCAAT GTACCAGACACCTCATCACAGCAACAATGGTTGGCTCCATCTTTAAAATTGAATGTTCCTTTAGTTGATGCAGATAAG GTGCGATGTATAATAAGGAACATAGTTAGGGACTGGGCAGCCGAG GGTAAAAAAGAACGTGATCAGTGCTACAATCCTATACTTGAAGAGCTTAATATGCTATTCCCTAATCGCAGTAAAGAGAG TCCACCTGCATGTTTAGTTCCTGGTGCTGGACTTGGTCGGCTTGCCCTGGAGATTTCATGTTTAG GATTTATCAGTCAGGGAAATGAATTTTCATACTACATGATGATATGCTCAAGCTTTATTCTTAACCA TTCCCAAACTGCTGGTGAGTGGACAATTTATCCTTGGATTCACagcaattgcaattcattatcAGACAGTGATCAACTTCGTCCTGTTTCAATACCAGATATTCATCCAGCCAG TGCAGGAATTACTGAAGGTTTTTCCATGTGTGGAGGTGACTTTGTTGAAGTTTACAGTGATTCCAGCCAAATTG GTGCTTGGGATGCAGTTGTAACTTGTTTCTTTATCGATACTGCTCATAATATTGTTGAGTACAttgaaataatttcaaaaattttgaaaGATGGGGGA GTTTGGATAAATTTGGGACCTCTACTTTATCACTTTGCAGATATGTATGGACAGGATGAT GAAATGTCCATTGAATTGAGTTTGGAAGATGTTAAGAGGGTTGCATTTCATTATGGATTTGAATTTGAG AATGAAAGAACTATTGAGACAACTTACACCGCAAATTCTAGATCAATGATGCAA AATCGTTACTTTGCTGCATTTTGGACAATGAGAAAAAAATCTGCTGCAGTGCAGCAGCAAGTGCCCTGA
- the LOC100818452 gene encoding carnosine N-methyltransferase isoform X2 has product MEEAEEDQRRRLKLEEALEIQSLRRIISAYLNYPDAAEEDVRRNERSYRKLPPSHKALLSQYPQKFQRLRWCISMNTHFIFSMLQAFEPPLDMSQDADFSEDPHPESAQKDHLVSEGISACSCESAPVRITCSVSDQHCCVEGSNHTCRSQAQMHSNEEVGIESRHQSNTGNHSPRLIHTKETREYCGSPIADSKGNVPDTSSQQQWLAPSLKLNVPLVDADKVRCIIRNIVRDWAAEGKKERDQCYNPILEELNMLFPNRSKESPPACLVPGAGLGRLALEISCLGFISQGNEFSYYMMICSSFILNHSQTAGEWTIYPWIHSNCNSLSDSDQLRPVSIPDIHPASAGITEGFSMCGGDFVEVYSDSSQIGAWDAVVTCFFIDTAHNIVEYIEIISKILKDGGVWINLGPLLYHFADMYGQDDEMSIELSLEDVKRVAFHYGFEFENERTIETTYTANSRSMMQNRYFAAFWTMRKKSAAVQQQVP; this is encoded by the exons atggaagaggcagaggagGATCAGCGTCGTCGTTTGAAGCTTGAAGAGGCCCTTGAAATCCAATCCCTCAGGCGCATCATTAGTGCTTACCTCAA TTATCCTGATGCCGCAGAAGAGGATGTTAGAAGAAATGAGAGGTCTTATAGGAAGCTTCCACCTTCCCATAAG GCTTTGTTATCCCAGTATCCTCAAAAGTTTCAAAGATTACGCTG GTGTATCTCAATGAATACTCATTTCATATTCAGCATGCTTCAA GCATTTGAACCTCCACTTGACATGAGCCAGGATGCAGATTTTAGTGAAGATCCTCATCCCGAATCTGCCCAAAAAGATCATTTAGTTTCTGAAGGGATTAGTGCTTGTTCATGTGAGTCAGCCCCTGTGAGAATAACATGTTCTGTATCCGATCAACATTGTTGTGTGGAAGGTAGCAATCATACATGCAGATCACAAGCACAAATGCATTCCAATGAG GAGGTGGGCATTGAGAGTCGCCATCAGTCAAATACTGGGAACCATTCTCCAAGGTTGATACATACTAAAGAAACTAGGGAATATTGTGGAAGTCCTATTGCTGATTCCAAGGGCAAT GTACCAGACACCTCATCACAGCAACAATGGTTGGCTCCATCTTTAAAATTGAATGTTCCTTTAGTTGATGCAGATAAG GTGCGATGTATAATAAGGAACATAGTTAGGGACTGGGCAGCCGAG GGTAAAAAAGAACGTGATCAGTGCTACAATCCTATACTTGAAGAGCTTAATATGCTATTCCCTAATCGCAGTAAAGAGAG TCCACCTGCATGTTTAGTTCCTGGTGCTGGACTTGGTCGGCTTGCCCTGGAGATTTCATGTTTAG GATTTATCAGTCAGGGAAATGAATTTTCATACTACATGATGATATGCTCAAGCTTTATTCTTAACCA TTCCCAAACTGCTGGTGAGTGGACAATTTATCCTTGGATTCACagcaattgcaattcattatcAGACAGTGATCAACTTCGTCCTGTTTCAATACCAGATATTCATCCAGCCAG TGCAGGAATTACTGAAGGTTTTTCCATGTGTGGAGGTGACTTTGTTGAAGTTTACAGTGATTCCAGCCAAATTG GTGCTTGGGATGCAGTTGTAACTTGTTTCTTTATCGATACTGCTCATAATATTGTTGAGTACAttgaaataatttcaaaaattttgaaaGATGGGGGA GTTTGGATAAATTTGGGACCTCTACTTTATCACTTTGCAGATATGTATGGACAGGATGAT GAAATGTCCATTGAATTGAGTTTGGAAGATGTTAAGAGGGTTGCATTTCATTATGGATTTGAATTTGAG AATGAAAGAACTATTGAGACAACTTACACCGCAAATTCTAGATCAATGATGCAA AATCGTTACTTTGCTGCATTTTGGACAATGAGAAAAAAATCTGCTGCAGTGCAGCAGCAAGTGCCCTGA
- the LOC100818452 gene encoding carnosine N-methyltransferase isoform X5, protein MNTHFIFSMLQAFEPPLDMSQDADFSEDPHPESAQKDHLVSEGISACSCESAPVRITCSVSDQHCCVEGSNHTCRSQAQMHSNEEVGIESRHQSNTGNHSPRLIHTKETREYCGSPIADSKGNVPDTSSQQQWLAPSLKLNVPLVDADKVRCIIRNIVRDWAAEGKKERDQCYNPILEELNMLFPNRSKESMEFLKQSTCMFSSWCWTWSACPGDFMFSQGNEFSYYMMICSSFILNHSQTAGEWTIYPWIHSNCNSLSDSDQLRPVSIPDIHPASAGITEGFSMCGGDFVEVYSDSSQIGAWDAVVTCFFIDTAHNIVEYIEIISKILKDGGVWINLGPLLYHFADMYGQDDEMSIELSLEDVKRVAFHYGFEFENERTIETTYTANSRSMMQNRYFAAFWTMRKKSAAVQQQVP, encoded by the exons ATGAATACTCATTTCATATTCAGCATGCTTCAA GCATTTGAACCTCCACTTGACATGAGCCAGGATGCAGATTTTAGTGAAGATCCTCATCCCGAATCTGCCCAAAAAGATCATTTAGTTTCTGAAGGGATTAGTGCTTGTTCATGTGAGTCAGCCCCTGTGAGAATAACATGTTCTGTATCCGATCAACATTGTTGTGTGGAAGGTAGCAATCATACATGCAGATCACAAGCACAAATGCATTCCAATGAG GAGGTGGGCATTGAGAGTCGCCATCAGTCAAATACTGGGAACCATTCTCCAAGGTTGATACATACTAAAGAAACTAGGGAATATTGTGGAAGTCCTATTGCTGATTCCAAGGGCAAT GTACCAGACACCTCATCACAGCAACAATGGTTGGCTCCATCTTTAAAATTGAATGTTCCTTTAGTTGATGCAGATAAG GTGCGATGTATAATAAGGAACATAGTTAGGGACTGGGCAGCCGAG GGTAAAAAAGAACGTGATCAGTGCTACAATCCTATACTTGAAGAGCTTAATATGCTATTCCCTAATCGCAGTAAAGAGAG CATGGAATTTCTTAAACAGTCCACCTGCATGTTTAGTTCCTGGTGCTGGACTTGGTCGGCTTGCCCTGGAGATTTCATGTTTAG TCAGGGAAATGAATTTTCATACTACATGATGATATGCTCAAGCTTTATTCTTAACCA TTCCCAAACTGCTGGTGAGTGGACAATTTATCCTTGGATTCACagcaattgcaattcattatcAGACAGTGATCAACTTCGTCCTGTTTCAATACCAGATATTCATCCAGCCAG TGCAGGAATTACTGAAGGTTTTTCCATGTGTGGAGGTGACTTTGTTGAAGTTTACAGTGATTCCAGCCAAATTG GTGCTTGGGATGCAGTTGTAACTTGTTTCTTTATCGATACTGCTCATAATATTGTTGAGTACAttgaaataatttcaaaaattttgaaaGATGGGGGA GTTTGGATAAATTTGGGACCTCTACTTTATCACTTTGCAGATATGTATGGACAGGATGAT GAAATGTCCATTGAATTGAGTTTGGAAGATGTTAAGAGGGTTGCATTTCATTATGGATTTGAATTTGAG AATGAAAGAACTATTGAGACAACTTACACCGCAAATTCTAGATCAATGATGCAA AATCGTTACTTTGCTGCATTTTGGACAATGAGAAAAAAATCTGCTGCAGTGCAGCAGCAAGTGCCCTGA
- the LOC100818452 gene encoding carnosine N-methyltransferase isoform X6: MNTHFIFSMLQDADFSEDPHPESAQKDHLVSEGISACSCESAPVRITCSVSDQHCCVEGSNHTCRSQAQMHSNEEVGIESRHQSNTGNHSPRLIHTKETREYCGSPIADSKGNVPDTSSQQQWLAPSLKLNVPLVDADKVRCIIRNIVRDWAAEGKKERDQCYNPILEELNMLFPNRSKESMEFLKQSTCMFSSWCWTWSACPGDFMFSQGNEFSYYMMICSSFILNHSQTAGEWTIYPWIHSNCNSLSDSDQLRPVSIPDIHPASAGITEGFSMCGGDFVEVYSDSSQIGAWDAVVTCFFIDTAHNIVEYIEIISKILKDGGVWINLGPLLYHFADMYGQDDEMSIELSLEDVKRVAFHYGFEFENERTIETTYTANSRSMMQNRYFAAFWTMRKKSAAVQQQVP; this comes from the exons ATGAATACTCATTTCATATTCAGCATGCTTCAA GATGCAGATTTTAGTGAAGATCCTCATCCCGAATCTGCCCAAAAAGATCATTTAGTTTCTGAAGGGATTAGTGCTTGTTCATGTGAGTCAGCCCCTGTGAGAATAACATGTTCTGTATCCGATCAACATTGTTGTGTGGAAGGTAGCAATCATACATGCAGATCACAAGCACAAATGCATTCCAATGAG GAGGTGGGCATTGAGAGTCGCCATCAGTCAAATACTGGGAACCATTCTCCAAGGTTGATACATACTAAAGAAACTAGGGAATATTGTGGAAGTCCTATTGCTGATTCCAAGGGCAAT GTACCAGACACCTCATCACAGCAACAATGGTTGGCTCCATCTTTAAAATTGAATGTTCCTTTAGTTGATGCAGATAAG GTGCGATGTATAATAAGGAACATAGTTAGGGACTGGGCAGCCGAG GGTAAAAAAGAACGTGATCAGTGCTACAATCCTATACTTGAAGAGCTTAATATGCTATTCCCTAATCGCAGTAAAGAGAG CATGGAATTTCTTAAACAGTCCACCTGCATGTTTAGTTCCTGGTGCTGGACTTGGTCGGCTTGCCCTGGAGATTTCATGTTTAG TCAGGGAAATGAATTTTCATACTACATGATGATATGCTCAAGCTTTATTCTTAACCA TTCCCAAACTGCTGGTGAGTGGACAATTTATCCTTGGATTCACagcaattgcaattcattatcAGACAGTGATCAACTTCGTCCTGTTTCAATACCAGATATTCATCCAGCCAG TGCAGGAATTACTGAAGGTTTTTCCATGTGTGGAGGTGACTTTGTTGAAGTTTACAGTGATTCCAGCCAAATTG GTGCTTGGGATGCAGTTGTAACTTGTTTCTTTATCGATACTGCTCATAATATTGTTGAGTACAttgaaataatttcaaaaattttgaaaGATGGGGGA GTTTGGATAAATTTGGGACCTCTACTTTATCACTTTGCAGATATGTATGGACAGGATGAT GAAATGTCCATTGAATTGAGTTTGGAAGATGTTAAGAGGGTTGCATTTCATTATGGATTTGAATTTGAG AATGAAAGAACTATTGAGACAACTTACACCGCAAATTCTAGATCAATGATGCAA AATCGTTACTTTGCTGCATTTTGGACAATGAGAAAAAAATCTGCTGCAGTGCAGCAGCAAGTGCCCTGA
- the LOC100818452 gene encoding carnosine N-methyltransferase isoform X1, which yields MEEAEEDQRRRLKLEEALEIQSLRRIISAYLNYPDAAEEDVRRNERSYRKLPPSHKALLSQYPQKFQRLRWCISMNTHFIFSMLQAFEPPLDMSQDADFSEDPHPESAQKDHLVSEGISACSCESAPVRITCSVSDQHCCVEGSNHTCRSQAQMHSNEEVGIESRHQSNTGNHSPRLIHTKETREYCGSPIADSKGNVPDTSSQQQWLAPSLKLNVPLVDADKVRCIIRNIVRDWAAEGKKERDQCYNPILEELNMLFPNRSKESMEFLKQSTCMFSSWCWTWSACPGDFMFSQGNEFSYYMMICSSFILNHSQTAGEWTIYPWIHSNCNSLSDSDQLRPVSIPDIHPASAGITEGFSMCGGDFVEVYSDSSQIGAWDAVVTCFFIDTAHNIVEYIEIISKILKDGGVWINLGPLLYHFADMYGQDDEMSIELSLEDVKRVAFHYGFEFENERTIETTYTANSRSMMQNRYFAAFWTMRKKSAAVQQQVP from the exons atggaagaggcagaggagGATCAGCGTCGTCGTTTGAAGCTTGAAGAGGCCCTTGAAATCCAATCCCTCAGGCGCATCATTAGTGCTTACCTCAA TTATCCTGATGCCGCAGAAGAGGATGTTAGAAGAAATGAGAGGTCTTATAGGAAGCTTCCACCTTCCCATAAG GCTTTGTTATCCCAGTATCCTCAAAAGTTTCAAAGATTACGCTG GTGTATCTCAATGAATACTCATTTCATATTCAGCATGCTTCAA GCATTTGAACCTCCACTTGACATGAGCCAGGATGCAGATTTTAGTGAAGATCCTCATCCCGAATCTGCCCAAAAAGATCATTTAGTTTCTGAAGGGATTAGTGCTTGTTCATGTGAGTCAGCCCCTGTGAGAATAACATGTTCTGTATCCGATCAACATTGTTGTGTGGAAGGTAGCAATCATACATGCAGATCACAAGCACAAATGCATTCCAATGAG GAGGTGGGCATTGAGAGTCGCCATCAGTCAAATACTGGGAACCATTCTCCAAGGTTGATACATACTAAAGAAACTAGGGAATATTGTGGAAGTCCTATTGCTGATTCCAAGGGCAAT GTACCAGACACCTCATCACAGCAACAATGGTTGGCTCCATCTTTAAAATTGAATGTTCCTTTAGTTGATGCAGATAAG GTGCGATGTATAATAAGGAACATAGTTAGGGACTGGGCAGCCGAG GGTAAAAAAGAACGTGATCAGTGCTACAATCCTATACTTGAAGAGCTTAATATGCTATTCCCTAATCGCAGTAAAGAGAG CATGGAATTTCTTAAACAGTCCACCTGCATGTTTAGTTCCTGGTGCTGGACTTGGTCGGCTTGCCCTGGAGATTTCATGTTTAG TCAGGGAAATGAATTTTCATACTACATGATGATATGCTCAAGCTTTATTCTTAACCA TTCCCAAACTGCTGGTGAGTGGACAATTTATCCTTGGATTCACagcaattgcaattcattatcAGACAGTGATCAACTTCGTCCTGTTTCAATACCAGATATTCATCCAGCCAG TGCAGGAATTACTGAAGGTTTTTCCATGTGTGGAGGTGACTTTGTTGAAGTTTACAGTGATTCCAGCCAAATTG GTGCTTGGGATGCAGTTGTAACTTGTTTCTTTATCGATACTGCTCATAATATTGTTGAGTACAttgaaataatttcaaaaattttgaaaGATGGGGGA GTTTGGATAAATTTGGGACCTCTACTTTATCACTTTGCAGATATGTATGGACAGGATGAT GAAATGTCCATTGAATTGAGTTTGGAAGATGTTAAGAGGGTTGCATTTCATTATGGATTTGAATTTGAG AATGAAAGAACTATTGAGACAACTTACACCGCAAATTCTAGATCAATGATGCAA AATCGTTACTTTGCTGCATTTTGGACAATGAGAAAAAAATCTGCTGCAGTGCAGCAGCAAGTGCCCTGA
- the LOC100818452 gene encoding carnosine N-methyltransferase isoform X3, which produces MEEAEEDQRRRLKLEEALEIQSLRRIISAYLNYPDAAEEDVRRNERSYRKLPPSHKALLSQYPQKFQRLRWCISMNTHFIFSMLQDADFSEDPHPESAQKDHLVSEGISACSCESAPVRITCSVSDQHCCVEGSNHTCRSQAQMHSNEEVGIESRHQSNTGNHSPRLIHTKETREYCGSPIADSKGNVPDTSSQQQWLAPSLKLNVPLVDADKVRCIIRNIVRDWAAEGKKERDQCYNPILEELNMLFPNRSKESMEFLKQSTCMFSSWCWTWSACPGDFMFSQGNEFSYYMMICSSFILNHSQTAGEWTIYPWIHSNCNSLSDSDQLRPVSIPDIHPASAGITEGFSMCGGDFVEVYSDSSQIGAWDAVVTCFFIDTAHNIVEYIEIISKILKDGGVWINLGPLLYHFADMYGQDDEMSIELSLEDVKRVAFHYGFEFENERTIETTYTANSRSMMQNRYFAAFWTMRKKSAAVQQQVP; this is translated from the exons atggaagaggcagaggagGATCAGCGTCGTCGTTTGAAGCTTGAAGAGGCCCTTGAAATCCAATCCCTCAGGCGCATCATTAGTGCTTACCTCAA TTATCCTGATGCCGCAGAAGAGGATGTTAGAAGAAATGAGAGGTCTTATAGGAAGCTTCCACCTTCCCATAAG GCTTTGTTATCCCAGTATCCTCAAAAGTTTCAAAGATTACGCTG GTGTATCTCAATGAATACTCATTTCATATTCAGCATGCTTCAA GATGCAGATTTTAGTGAAGATCCTCATCCCGAATCTGCCCAAAAAGATCATTTAGTTTCTGAAGGGATTAGTGCTTGTTCATGTGAGTCAGCCCCTGTGAGAATAACATGTTCTGTATCCGATCAACATTGTTGTGTGGAAGGTAGCAATCATACATGCAGATCACAAGCACAAATGCATTCCAATGAG GAGGTGGGCATTGAGAGTCGCCATCAGTCAAATACTGGGAACCATTCTCCAAGGTTGATACATACTAAAGAAACTAGGGAATATTGTGGAAGTCCTATTGCTGATTCCAAGGGCAAT GTACCAGACACCTCATCACAGCAACAATGGTTGGCTCCATCTTTAAAATTGAATGTTCCTTTAGTTGATGCAGATAAG GTGCGATGTATAATAAGGAACATAGTTAGGGACTGGGCAGCCGAG GGTAAAAAAGAACGTGATCAGTGCTACAATCCTATACTTGAAGAGCTTAATATGCTATTCCCTAATCGCAGTAAAGAGAG CATGGAATTTCTTAAACAGTCCACCTGCATGTTTAGTTCCTGGTGCTGGACTTGGTCGGCTTGCCCTGGAGATTTCATGTTTAG TCAGGGAAATGAATTTTCATACTACATGATGATATGCTCAAGCTTTATTCTTAACCA TTCCCAAACTGCTGGTGAGTGGACAATTTATCCTTGGATTCACagcaattgcaattcattatcAGACAGTGATCAACTTCGTCCTGTTTCAATACCAGATATTCATCCAGCCAG TGCAGGAATTACTGAAGGTTTTTCCATGTGTGGAGGTGACTTTGTTGAAGTTTACAGTGATTCCAGCCAAATTG GTGCTTGGGATGCAGTTGTAACTTGTTTCTTTATCGATACTGCTCATAATATTGTTGAGTACAttgaaataatttcaaaaattttgaaaGATGGGGGA GTTTGGATAAATTTGGGACCTCTACTTTATCACTTTGCAGATATGTATGGACAGGATGAT GAAATGTCCATTGAATTGAGTTTGGAAGATGTTAAGAGGGTTGCATTTCATTATGGATTTGAATTTGAG AATGAAAGAACTATTGAGACAACTTACACCGCAAATTCTAGATCAATGATGCAA AATCGTTACTTTGCTGCATTTTGGACAATGAGAAAAAAATCTGCTGCAGTGCAGCAGCAAGTGCCCTGA